In Dromiciops gliroides isolate mDroGli1 chromosome 4, mDroGli1.pri, whole genome shotgun sequence, one DNA window encodes the following:
- the LOC122753409 gene encoding phosphoglycerate kinase 1-like → MSLSQKLTLDKVDVKGKRVVMRVDFNVPMKDKQITNNQRIKAAVPSIKYCLDHGCKSVVLLSHLGRPDGVPMPDKFSLEPVAAELQSLLGKNVEFLKDCVGPDVEKACANPADGSVFLLENLRFHVEEEGKGKDESGKKITADPAKVEAFRASLSKLGDVYVNDAFGTAHRAHSSMVGVNLPQKACGFLMKKELEYFAKALENPVRPFLAILGGAKVADKIQLINNMLDKVCEMIIGGGMAFTFLKVISNMEIGNSLFDEEGAKIVKDLMAKAEKKGVKITLPVDFVTAEKFDEHATAGEATVQSGIPAGWMGLDCGPQSSKKFAEVVARAKLIVWNGPVGVFEWETFAKGTKELMNNVVEATKNGCITIIGGGDTATCCAKWNTEDKVSHVSTGGGASLELLEGKVLPGVAALSNI, encoded by the coding sequence ATGTCTCTTTCCCAAAAGCTCACATTGGACAAGGTAGACGTGAAGGGAAAGCGGGTTGTCATGAGGGTGGACTTCAATGTGCCCATGAAGGACAAGCAGATCACCAACAACCAGAGGATCAAAGCCGCCGTCCCTAGCATCAAATACTGCCTGGATCACGGCTGTAAGTCGGTTGTGCTCTTGAGCCACCTAGGCCGGCCCGACGGCGTCCCCATGCCAGACAAATTCTCTTTGGAGCCCGTGGCAGCCGAGCTCCAATCCTTACTTGGCAAAAATGTTGAGTTCCTGAAGGACTGTGTGGGACCCGATGTGGAGAAAGCCTGTGCTAACCCTGCTGATGGTTCTGTCTTCCTATTGGAGAATCTCCGCTTTCAtgtggaagaagaggggaaaggcaaAGATGAATCTGGGAAAAAGATCACTGCTGATCCAGCCAAAGTAGAAGCTTTCCGGGCATCCCTTTCCAAGCTGGGGGATGTCTATGTCAACGATGCTTTTGGTACTGCCCACCGGGCCCACAGCTCCATGGTTGGAGTGAACCTCCCCCAGAAAGCATGTGGTTTCCTAATGAAGAAGGAGCTAGAGTATTTTGCCAAAGCCCTGGAGAACCCAGTGCGACCTTTCCTGGCCATCTTAGGTGGAGCTAAAGTTGCAGACAAGATCCAACTGATCAACAACATGCTAGACAAAGTCTGTGAGATGATCATTGGTGGTGGGATGGCTTTCACCTTCCTTAAGGTTATCTCCAACATGGAGATTGGCAATTCTCTATTTGATGAAGAGGGAGCCAAGATTGTTAAAGACCTGATGGCTAAAGCTGAGAAGAAGGGTGTGAAGATAACCCTACCTGTTGACTTTGTCACTGCAGAAAAGTTTGACGAGCATGCCACAGCTGGTGAAGCTACGGTGCAGTCTGGCATACCTGCTGGATGGATGGGCTTGGACTGTGGTCCCCAGAGCAGCAAGAAATTTGCTGAAGTTGTGGCCCGTGCCAAGCTAATTGTGTGGAATGGTCCTGTTGGAGTGTTTGAGTGGGAAACTTTTGCAAAGGGAACAAAAGAGCTAATGAACAATGTGGTGGAGGCCACCAAAAACGGCTGCATCACAATCATAGGTGGTGGGGATACTGCCACCTGCTGTGCCAAATGGAACACTGAAGATAAGGTCAGCCACGTGAGCACTGGAGGTGGTGCTAGTCTAGAGCTTCTGGAAGGCAAAGTCCTCCCTGGGGTGGCTGCCCTGAGCAATATCTAA